In a genomic window of Polycladomyces abyssicola:
- a CDS encoding enoyl-CoA hydratase-related protein codes for MEWNNIVLEQGNGWALLTIQRPQVLNALNRETLEELSDAVDWVAQNEDVRCLIITGAGEKAFVAGADISELRQIESADEAQRLAAKGQALFSKIEELDKPVIMAVNGFALGGGCELAMSGDILIASENAKFGLPEVNLGVIPGFGGTQRLARLVGKATAKYWCLTGEMISAAEAYRLGLVQKVTSPDKLLDEAKRLAEVLAKKAPIAMKYIKRTINQGAETDLQSGLQLEAVCFGLTFDTRDRLEGMDAFLQKRKPEFQGK; via the coding sequence GTGGAATGGAACAATATTGTGCTGGAACAAGGAAACGGATGGGCACTTTTGACCATTCAGCGGCCGCAGGTGCTCAATGCGCTCAATCGTGAAACGTTGGAGGAATTGTCCGATGCGGTCGATTGGGTGGCGCAAAATGAAGACGTGCGCTGTTTGATCATAACAGGAGCGGGAGAAAAAGCTTTCGTTGCGGGGGCCGACATAAGCGAGCTGAGGCAAATCGAATCGGCTGACGAAGCACAACGGTTGGCCGCAAAGGGGCAGGCGCTCTTCAGCAAAATTGAAGAGCTGGACAAGCCGGTGATTATGGCCGTCAACGGTTTCGCCTTGGGTGGCGGGTGCGAGTTGGCGATGAGCGGTGATATTTTGATCGCGTCGGAAAATGCCAAGTTCGGTCTACCGGAAGTGAATCTGGGCGTGATTCCGGGATTTGGCGGAACCCAGCGATTGGCGCGGTTGGTTGGGAAGGCGACCGCGAAATACTGGTGTTTGACCGGGGAAATGATTTCTGCCGCTGAGGCATATCGTTTGGGATTGGTACAAAAAGTGACGTCGCCCGACAAGTTGCTGGACGAGGCGAAGCGGCTGGCGGAAGTGCTTGCCAAAAAGGCGCCCATTGCCATGAAATACATCAAACGAACAATCAATCAAGGAGCGGAGACGGATTTGCAATCCGGCTTGCAGTTGGAGGCGGTTTGTTTTGGTCTGACTTTCGATACCCGGGATCGCCTGGAAGGAATGGATGCTTTTCTTCAAAAACGGAAACCGGAATTTCAAGGGAAATAA
- a CDS encoding sulfite oxidase — translation MKPSRPQQLFRKTVTMQPENQSSPVRWITDWMTPDGLWYRRNHYNYPASKVDGLQVVGAVRCPLTLSCEDIRSRPAKSVVSVMECAGNRRTLFRPRVYGVPWNEGAISQAEWTGVPLRDLLQEAGICSTAREVVCWGIDGEGKDKGPFARSLPLGKSLHPDTLVAYAQNGRLLSPEHGAPLRLIVPGWYAMASVKWLSRIEVVTEQFQGYYQKEDYHYYPFPHSDEGKRPVTVLRVNSLIRYPHDFSVLKTGHHRVEGLAWTGKGVIRRVEVSVDRGEHWHRARLQQRPWDHPYAWVQWSWNWKDLQPGKYEIWSRAADTAGRMQPLRAKWNRKGYGYNAVCRSRVQVE, via the coding sequence ATGAAACCGTCACGTCCACAACAATTGTTTCGTAAGACAGTAACGATGCAACCGGAGAATCAAAGTTCCCCCGTTCGTTGGATCACGGATTGGATGACACCGGACGGTTTATGGTACCGTCGAAATCATTACAATTATCCTGCGTCGAAAGTGGACGGTTTACAAGTGGTTGGTGCGGTACGTTGTCCCTTGACCCTGAGTTGCGAAGATATCCGGTCCAGACCAGCCAAGTCAGTGGTGTCGGTGATGGAATGCGCGGGCAACCGCAGAACCTTATTCCGCCCACGAGTATACGGCGTACCCTGGAATGAAGGAGCCATCAGCCAGGCAGAATGGACGGGCGTTCCGCTCCGTGATTTGTTGCAGGAAGCCGGTATCTGCTCTACAGCCCGGGAAGTCGTGTGTTGGGGTATCGATGGAGAAGGGAAGGATAAGGGGCCATTTGCTCGGAGCTTACCCCTCGGCAAATCACTTCACCCGGACACGTTGGTGGCTTATGCCCAAAACGGTCGACTACTGTCACCGGAACACGGTGCCCCTCTGCGGCTGATTGTGCCGGGTTGGTATGCGATGGCGTCTGTGAAATGGTTGAGCCGTATCGAAGTGGTAACGGAACAGTTTCAAGGCTACTATCAAAAGGAAGATTACCACTACTATCCCTTTCCCCACAGTGATGAGGGAAAAAGACCCGTCACTGTTCTCCGCGTCAATTCTCTCATCCGGTATCCCCATGATTTTTCGGTGCTGAAAACGGGGCATCACCGGGTGGAGGGGCTTGCGTGGACGGGAAAGGGCGTGATCAGGAGAGTGGAGGTTTCTGTCGACCGTGGGGAGCATTGGCATCGCGCACGGCTACAGCAACGCCCCTGGGATCATCCCTACGCATGGGTTCAATGGAGTTGGAACTGGAAGGATCTGCAACCGGGGAAATACGAAATCTGGTCGCGGGCGGCGGACACAGCTGGCCGTATGCAACCGCTGCGGGCCAAATGGAATCGGAAAGGGTACGGGTACAACGCCGTCTGCCGTTCACGGGTACAGGTGGAATAG
- a CDS encoding RrF2 family transcriptional regulator — translation MKVSSRGEYALRALLLLGLRKGDVVPISEIAEKTLVPNHYLEQILLQLKANGYVKSKRGAQGGYSLRLAPEEIVIGEVIRKLEGPLAPMSCVSVTAYEPCPLEGDCLLKPLWALVRDTVAHVLDRTTLDHLLQGKTEGGPTG, via the coding sequence ATGAAGGTTTCCAGCCGCGGGGAGTACGCCCTGCGTGCCTTGTTGTTGTTGGGGTTACGTAAAGGGGATGTGGTTCCCATATCGGAGATTGCGGAAAAAACGTTAGTTCCCAATCATTATTTGGAGCAGATTTTGCTTCAGTTGAAAGCCAACGGGTACGTGAAGAGCAAACGGGGGGCCCAAGGCGGATATTCCCTGCGACTTGCGCCTGAGGAGATAGTGATCGGAGAAGTGATCCGCAAGCTGGAGGGACCGTTGGCCCCCATGAGCTGTGTCAGTGTGACGGCATACGAACCGTGTCCGTTGGAGGGGGATTGTCTGTTGAAACCGTTGTGGGCGTTGGTTCGAGATACAGTGGCGCACGTATTGGACCGGACGACGCTGGACCATTTGCTGCAGGGGAAAACGGAAGGAGGACCGACCGGCTGA
- a CDS encoding GntR family transcriptional regulator — protein sequence MNITISHSSKEPIYQQIIDQIRHQILIGAVRPGDPLPSIRQLARDLRVSVITTKRAYEELEREGLIRSVVGKGSYIAPGNTMDTLREQRISQLRCRLQQLVEEAAELGLSREELITWVRQCDCGEDQES from the coding sequence TTGAACATCACGATTTCCCACTCTTCGAAAGAACCGATCTACCAACAAATCATCGACCAGATCCGACATCAGATTTTAATAGGCGCCGTCCGTCCGGGAGATCCACTGCCTTCCATCCGGCAATTGGCCCGGGATTTACGGGTGAGCGTCATTACGACGAAGCGCGCATATGAAGAACTGGAACGGGAGGGATTAATCCGATCCGTCGTTGGGAAAGGATCCTACATCGCTCCGGGAAACACCATGGATACGCTTCGAGAGCAACGGATCTCCCAACTGCGGTGCCGTTTGCAACAACTGGTGGAAGAAGCCGCAGAACTCGGCTTAAGCCGTGAGGAATTGATCACTTGGGTACGACAATGTGACTGCGGGGAGGATCAGGAATCATGA
- a CDS encoding ABC transporter ATP-binding protein → MKALEVRHLSKAFRGFALQDVSFSLEEGYITGFIGENGSGKSTTIKLILQLLIPDSGEIRIFGLDPSRHSREIKERIGFVFDEHHFYEHLTADEMKRIIAPFYKRWNERLFQRYVRDFDLPLHQKIKHLSKGMKMKLSLAFALAHEPDLIIMDEPTSGLDPVFRREILDLLREIMLDERKTIFFSTHITTDLEQIADRIIFLHKGRVVWDETKDRIEETYALVKGDTRWLTPEARQALIGVRETDVGFEGLAADADQVHQLLGDRCVMEKPSLEDIMYFTIKGGRSA, encoded by the coding sequence ATGAAGGCATTGGAAGTCCGACATCTGTCCAAAGCCTTTCGGGGTTTTGCGCTTCAGGACGTCTCGTTCTCATTGGAAGAGGGATACATCACAGGTTTTATCGGGGAAAATGGGTCTGGCAAAAGCACCACAATCAAGCTCATCCTGCAACTTCTGATCCCCGATTCGGGGGAAATTCGGATATTCGGACTGGACCCATCCCGACACAGTCGGGAGATCAAAGAACGTATCGGCTTTGTGTTCGATGAACACCATTTCTACGAACATCTCACCGCTGATGAGATGAAACGCATCATCGCCCCTTTTTACAAACGATGGAATGAGCGGTTGTTTCAACGTTACGTCCGCGATTTCGATCTCCCGCTCCACCAAAAAATCAAGCACCTCTCCAAGGGAATGAAAATGAAACTGTCGCTTGCATTCGCCCTCGCTCACGAACCGGATCTCATCATCATGGATGAACCCACATCCGGCCTCGATCCCGTCTTTCGTCGAGAGATACTCGATTTGTTGCGAGAGATCATGCTGGACGAGCGCAAAACCATCTTCTTTTCCACCCATATCACCACGGATCTGGAACAGATCGCCGACCGCATCATCTTTCTGCACAAAGGTCGCGTGGTATGGGACGAGACCAAAGACCGGATTGAAGAGACATATGCCTTGGTCAAAGGGGATACCCGATGGCTCACGCCGGAAGCGCGTCAAGCATTGATCGGCGTGCGGGAAACGGATGTGGGATTTGAAGGGTTGGCTGCCGACGCGGACCAGGTACATCAACTGTTGGGTGACCGTTGTGTGATGGAGAAGCCGTCACTGGAAGACATCATGTATTTTACGATCAAAGGAGGGCGTTCCGCTTGA